Proteins from one Candidatus Margulisiibacteriota bacterium genomic window:
- the thrS gene encoding threonine--tRNA ligase, giving the protein MTKKEIELEVLRHSTSHVMAHAVQALFPGVKLGIGPAIESGFYYDFDLPTQITPEDLPKIETKMQEIIKKEHKFERQEIARQKAIELFEERGEKYKVELLKEIEAEKVTLYKSGDFLDLCRGPHLEHTGHIKAFKLLSIAGAYWHGIETNPMMQRIYGTVFPSQKELDEYLKNLEEAKKRDHRKLGKELDLFSFHEEAGAGFVYYHPRGATVRMLIEDFLKKENAKRGYEFVVIPHIGKIDLWNTSGHTNYYRENMYFMKIDEQDYVVKPMNCPGHILIFKRKTRSYRDLPIRYFELGTVYRYEKSGVLHGLLRVRGFTQDDAHIFCREDQLEGEILAIIDFITYVMKVFGFEFKVNLSTRPEHFAGTPENWERATAILEKTLQDRGLPFEIDPGAGVFYGPKIDVKLKDSLGREWQGPTVQVDFNLPQRFDLTYTDDKGQAKTPVMIHRAVLGSLERFLGALIEHYAGAFPTWLAPVQVAILTISDKHLEYAAKVAAQLREHGVRVEVDDRNEKIGAKIRGAQMQKVPYMLVVGEKEATAGLVAIRHRSRGDLGAKSVSDFLFDLKGEMSYNSGNDGG; this is encoded by the coding sequence ATGACGAAAAAAGAGATCGAACTTGAGGTTTTGCGCCACTCCACTTCCCACGTGATGGCCCACGCCGTGCAGGCACTGTTCCCTGGGGTTAAACTGGGGATCGGACCGGCCATTGAGAGCGGTTTCTACTACGATTTTGACCTGCCGACCCAGATCACGCCCGAAGATCTCCCCAAGATCGAGACCAAAATGCAAGAGATCATCAAGAAAGAGCATAAGTTCGAACGCCAGGAGATCGCCAGGCAAAAGGCGATCGAGCTGTTCGAAGAACGCGGGGAAAAGTATAAAGTTGAACTGTTAAAAGAGATCGAAGCGGAAAAAGTGACGCTCTATAAGAGCGGGGACTTCCTCGATCTCTGCCGCGGGCCGCACCTCGAGCACACCGGCCACATCAAGGCGTTCAAGCTCCTTTCCATCGCCGGCGCCTACTGGCACGGGATCGAGACGAACCCGATGATGCAGCGGATCTACGGCACGGTTTTCCCGTCCCAGAAAGAGCTGGACGAATACTTGAAGAACCTGGAAGAGGCGAAGAAGCGCGACCACCGCAAGCTCGGCAAGGAACTGGACCTCTTCTCTTTCCACGAGGAAGCCGGCGCCGGCTTCGTCTATTACCACCCGCGCGGCGCGACCGTCCGGATGCTGATCGAGGATTTTTTAAAGAAAGAGAACGCCAAGCGGGGTTACGAGTTCGTCGTTATCCCCCACATCGGCAAGATCGACCTCTGGAACACTTCGGGCCACACCAATTACTACCGCGAGAACATGTACTTCATGAAGATCGACGAGCAGGATTACGTCGTCAAACCGATGAACTGCCCCGGCCACATCCTGATCTTCAAGCGGAAAACGCGCAGCTACCGCGACCTGCCGATCCGCTACTTTGAGCTCGGCACCGTCTATCGCTACGAAAAATCGGGCGTACTGCACGGTCTGCTCCGGGTCCGCGGGTTTACCCAGGACGACGCCCACATCTTCTGCCGCGAGGACCAGCTGGAAGGCGAGATCCTGGCGATCATCGACTTCATCACTTACGTCATGAAGGTTTTCGGCTTTGAGTTCAAGGTGAACCTCTCCACCCGGCCGGAACATTTTGCCGGAACGCCGGAAAACTGGGAACGGGCCACGGCGATCCTGGAAAAGACCTTGCAGGACCGCGGACTCCCCTTCGAGATCGATCCGGGCGCCGGCGTCTTCTACGGCCCCAAGATCGATGTCAAACTGAAAGATTCGCTCGGCCGCGAGTGGCAGGGACCGACCGTCCAGGTCGACTTTAACCTCCCCCAGCGGTTCGACCTGACCTACACCGATGACAAGGGGCAGGCAAAGACTCCGGTCATGATCCACCGGGCGGTCCTCGGCAGCCTGGAGCGGTTCCTCGGCGCTCTGATCGAGCACTATGCCGGTGCTTTCCCGACCTGGCTTGCCCCGGTCCAGGTGGCTATCCTCACTATTTCCGATAAACACCTCGAATACGCGGCTAAGGTCGCCGCCCAGCTCCGGGAACACGGGGTCCGGGTCGAGGTGGACGACCGGAACGAGAAGATCGGCGCCAAGATCCGCGGCGCCCAAATGCAAAAAGTCCCTTACATGCTGGTGGTCGGCGAAAAAGAAGCCACGGCCGGCCTGGTCGCCATCCGCCACCGCTCCCGCGGTGATCTGGGGGCCAAGTCGGTCAGCGATTTCCTCTTTGACCTGAAAGGGGAAATGAGCTATAATAGTGGCAATGACGGGGGTTAG